One window of the Triticum dicoccoides isolate Atlit2015 ecotype Zavitan chromosome 3B, WEW_v2.0, whole genome shotgun sequence genome contains the following:
- the LOC119275778 gene encoding pentatricopeptide repeat-containing protein At5g57250, mitochondrial-like has protein sequence MGFPGGEPPPLPLPTLVKLGRAITEQHVDRMLAALLLRRHRLVGALASQALANSLRPTARTHLLAASALLDSALPHDAARRLALAGSASSSRRLWDALLRRACAQRGDPRLALELLSAGVEDHGAVFSPSTYRAIISELCARGDMVGALKVFDIMTARGCQVDDRVCSVIISGFSKASKAEAGLEFYNRVRKEVRGFEPGLVTLTAVVNLLGRQGRIGDVAELIREMEQKGMVGDAMFYSSLVHGYMSSGLLMEGFREHRLMLDKGVAADVVNFTIVIDGMCREGSVDKVKGFIDEMERRGAKPNLITYTSLVGGYCKRNRLEDAFSIVRKLEQTGVVVDEYVYSILIDSLCKKGDLDKAISLLGEMESKGVKAGTVTYNAVINGLCKAGETTKAAEMSEGVTADNFTYSTLLHGYIKQEDTTGVMAIKARLESSGIALDVVTCNVLIKALFLINKVEDACSLFHRMRDMGLSPNTVTYHTLIDMMCKLGDFDRAVQLFDEYKKDTSFSSTVVHNCLIGALCNGGKVTIADQVFHDLIHKKLRPDSCTYRKLIHANFKEGGEQGVLNFIRKTDELEMGLFSSICNYASDFLSSRDCCQAALYVYKILRTQAFAVSSKTFYRLLKSLLRNGNEQVVEPLLSEFIKIHGLHEPRMINMLSCHLSKKGVGEAIRFSSNMNSGSIPISVLRGAVFALKKEGEIMDAYNFLKEAEQSGFSVDLAMYSIVAEGLCKGGYLEKALDLCESMKREGIHPTIIIHNSVLGGLCQHGCFTEAFRLFDYLERSDILPTMITYTILIGALCREGFLDDAYELFRKMSNKGIRPTTRVYNMLISGYCNYGLAEKALELMSHFEKLCLHPDAFTLGAVISGHCMKGDTEAALGFFNEYHCKEMIPDFVGFMSLVKGLYAKGRMEESRGILREMFQSKQVVELINNVGYEVETESLVALLSSACEEGKIDEVVTILSEVRLMSVSSSDSNSSNTLGQLKKLQRTDDACDPRTDSEQVLSSTDFDVSSNCLHGSSQGTMQPMTERTDSLCTASDKTDIDNGNLLGKSFYDDFDTYYPAIASLCSKGELVKANKAIEAMIQNSG, from the coding sequence ATGGGCTTCCCCGGCGGCGAACCCCCTCCGCTACCGTTGCCGACGCTCGTTAAGCTCGGTCGCGCGATCACCGAGCAGCATGTGGACCGAATGCTCGCGGCGCTCCTTCTCCGCCGGCACCGTCTCGTCGGCGCCCTCGCCTCCCAGGCGCTCGCCAACTCCCTCCGCCCCACCGCCCGCACCCACCTCCTTGCTGCCTCCGCGCTGCTCGATTCCGCGCTCCCCCATGACGCCGCTCGGCGTCTCGCTCTCGCCGGGTCCGCGTCGTCATCCCGTCGGCTCTGGGACGCGCTGCTCCGCCGGGCCTGCGCCCAGCGTGGCGACCCTCGCCTTGCGCTGGAGCTGCTCTCTGCTGGTGTAGAGGATCACGGAGCTGTCTTTTCCCCGTCCACCTATCGTGCGATTATATCTGAGTTGTGTGCCCGTGGGGACATGGTCGGGGCGCTCAAGGTGTTCGATATAATGACAGCGAGGGGATGTCAGGTGGACGACCGTGTTTGTAGTGTGATCATTTCTGGCTTCTCCAAGGCCAGCAAGGCCGAGGCTGGCTTGGAGTTCTACAATAGAGTGAGGAAGGAGGTCAGAGGGTTTGAGCCAGGCCTGGTGACACTGACTGCGGTTGTGAATTTGCTCGGAAGGCAGGGGAGAATTGGTGACGTGGCGGAGCTGATAAGGGAGATGGAACAGAAGGGTATGGTGGGTGATGCGATGTTCTATAGCAGCTTGGTTCATGGATACATGAGCAGTGGCCTGTTGATGGAAGGGTTCCGGGAGCATCGGCTGATGTTAGACAAGGGTGTTGCAGCTGATGTGGTTAATTTCACTATTGTTATTGATGGGATGTGTAGAGAAGGTAGTGTGGATAAAGTGAAGGGGTTCATAGATGAGATGGAGCGACGGGGTGCTAAGCCGAATTTGATCACTTATACGTCACTTGTTGGTGGTTACTGCAAGAGGAATAGGCTAGAGGATGCCTTCTCAATAGTGAGGAAACTTGAACAAACAGGTGTAGTGGTGGATGAGTATGTATATTCAATTCTAATCGACAGTTTGTGCAAAAAGGGGGATTTGGATAAGGCTATCTCTTTGCTTGGAGAGATGGAGAGCAAGGGGGTAAAAGCTGGGACAGTGACCTACAATGCAGTAATAAATGGTTTGTGTAAAGCTGGTGAAACTACCAAGGCTGCGGAAATGTCTGAAGGTGTTACTGCTGATAATTTCACATATAGCACGCTGTTACACGGTTACATTAAGCAAGAGGATACGACCGGTGTTATGGCGATAAAGGCTAGGCTTGAGAGTAGTGGGATTGCACTTGACGTGGTCACGTGCAATGTACTTATCAaagcattatttctgatcaacaaggtGGAGGATGCCTGCAGCTTGTTTCATAGAATGCGTGATATGGGCTTAAGCCCTAATACTGTCACCTATCATACACTCATAGACATGATGTGTAAACTTGGGGATTTTGACAGGGCAGTTCAGTTGTTTGATGAGTACAAGAAAGATACATCATTCTCCAGTACTGTTGTTCACAATTGCCTGATTGGAGCActatgtaatggaggaaaggtcaCCATTGCTGATCAAGTCTTCCATGATCTCATTCATAAAAAACTAAGGCCTGATTCCTGTACTTATAGGAAGTTGATTCATGCAAATTTCAAAGAAGGTGGTGAACAAGGTGTGCTAAATTTCATTCGTAAGACGGATGAACTAGAAATGGGCTTGTTTTCATCTATTTGCAATTATGCTTCTGATTTCTTAAGCAGCAGGGATTGTTGCCAGGCAGCATTATATGTTTACAAGATACTCAGAACACAAGCCTTTGCTGTATCAAGCAAAACATTCTACAGGCTACTCAAGAGCTTACTCCGCAATGGAAATGAACAGGTCGTAGAACCATTGTTAAGTGAATTCATTAAGATTCATGGCCTGCATGAACCTAGAATGATTAATATGCTGTCTTGTCACCTCAGCAAGAAGGGTGTTGGTGAAGCTATTCGGTTTTCAAGTAACATGAACAGTGGCAGCATTCCTATCAGTGTTCTAAGAGGAGCTGTCTTTGCACTAAAGAAAGAAGGAGAAATTATGGATGCATATAATTTTCTCAAGGAAGCTGAACAAAGTGGATTTTCGGTGGATCTTGCCATGTACTCTATAGTAGCGGAGGGCCTTTGCAAAGGTGGTTATCTTGAGAAGGCATTAGACTTGTGTGAAAGCATGAAAAGAGAAGGGATTCATCCAACCATTATCATCCACAACTCTGTTCTTGGTGGTTTGTGCCAGCACGGATGCTTTACTGAAGCATTCAGGCTCTTTGATTACTTAGAAAGAAGCGACATTCTTCCAACAATGATAACTTACACTATACTTATAGGTGCTTTGTGCAGAGAAGGTTTCTTAGATGATGCATATGAATTGTTTCGGAAAATGTCCAACAAAGGTATCAGACCCACTACCCGTGTTTACAACATGCTAATAAGTGGTTACTGTAACTATGGTTTAGCTGAAAAAGCGCTTGAGCTTATGTCTCATTTTGAGAAGCTTTGTCTACATCCGGATGCTTTTACACTTGGTGCAGTTATTAGTGGGCATTGTATGAAAGGTGACACTGAAGCTGCATTAGGCTTCTTTAATGAATACCATTGTAAGGAGATGATCCCAGATTTTGTCGGATTTATGAGCTTGGTCAAAGGGCTCTATGcaaaaggaaggatggaagagTCCAGGGGCATCTTGAGGGAGATGTTTCAGTCCAAACAAGTTGTTGAGCTAATAAACAACGTAGGATATGAGGTTGAAACAGAATCTCTTGTTGCTCTTCTGTCTTCTGCATGTGAGGAAGGGAAGATCGATGAGGTTGTGACTATCCTAAGTGAAGTGAGACTCATGTCTGTATCCTCTTCAGATTCTAATAGTTCTAATACACTTGGTCAGCTCAAAAAGCTGCAGAGAACTGATGATGCTTGTGATCCTAGAACAGATTCAGAACAAGTTCTAAGTTCAACCGATTTTGATGTTTCTAGCAATTGCCTCCACGGAAGTTCCCAAGGCACAATGCAACCCATGACAGAGAGAACTGATAGTTTAT
- the LOC119275781 gene encoding mediator of RNA polymerase II transcription subunit 27-like, protein MMQQSQATAAVAAPAAAARAHEPAGGDAPPKQVAQAMERLGRAGRIIADIRLGADRLLEALFVAASAPPDSAQQQIERNEEVVAKEEVSMHRHFDDLRALGRQLEESGVLNGALKARGNSWGLHMPLVCPDGAVVAYAWKRQLAGQAGASAVDRTRLALKAFTDQKRRFFPHLEDEVLNHLHDGESGIAKRPRMPAGNGELEEKTLSEILKNLENEVPNMKISTYRRLDWSKRASSLASLMDDDFVDPSKELNLQNMGKSRPGSVTTPIDQVAVIELLVPSIFRVVVSLHPAGSVDPDAVAFFSPTEGGSYLHARGLSVHHVFKHVMEHADKALQYFISVEPSKALSILLHWIADYQTLFTKLCSKCRRLLLMDKSLALLLPPVHRPYHQISSIGSDHQEAYHIGCSSYDA, encoded by the exons ATGATGCAGCAGTcgcaggcgacggcggcggtggccgcaccggcggcggcggcgcgcgcgcacgAGCCAGCGGGCGGGGACGCGCCGCCGAAGCAGGTGGCGCAGGCGATGGAGCGGCTGGGCCGCGCGGGCAGGATCATCGCGGACATCCGGCTCGGCGCGGACCGCCTCCTCGAGGCGCTCTTCGTCGCCGCCAGcgcgccgccggacagcgcccagcagCAGATCGAGAGGAACGAGGAGGTTGTAGCCAAGGAGGAGGTCTCCATGCACCGCCACTTCGACGACCTCCGCGCCCTCGGCAG GCAATTGGAAGAGTCCGGGGTTCTAAATGGGGCCCTTAAAGCTCGAGGAAATTCATGGGGCTTGCACATGCCACTTGTGTGCCCAGATGGTGCTGTTGTGGCCTATGCTTGGAAGCGTCAATTGGCAGGCCAAGCTGGTGCATCAGCTGTTGACAGAACTAG GTTAGCTCTCAAGGCCTTCACTGACCAGAAAAGAAGATTCTTTCCTCATCTAGAAGACGAAGTTCTTAACCATCTCCATGATGGTGAATCTGGTATTGCTAAAAGGCCAAGGATGCCTGCGGGCAACGGAGAGCTGGAAGAAAAAACTTTGTCCGAGATACTTAAGAATCTAGAAAATGAAGTACCCAACATGAAAATATCCACGTATCGTCGTTTAGATTGGTCAAAAAGAGCTTCATCATTAGCATCTCTAATGGATGATGACTTTGTGGATCCATCTAAGGAGTTGAACCTGCAAAATATGGGAAAATCGAGACCTGGTTCTGTGACGACTCCGATAGATCAGGTTGCAGTAATTGAGTTGCTGGTTCCTTCAATATTTAGAGTTGTAGTGTCATTGCATCCTGCAGGATCTGTTGATCCTGATGCTGTGGCATTCTTCTCTCCAACTGAG GGAGGAAGCTACCTTCATGCGAGAGGCTTGTCGGTGCATCACGTCTTTAAGCATGTGATG GAGCATGCTGACAAGGCATTGCAGTACTTCATCAGTGTGGAACCCAGTAAAGCACTTTCTATATTATTG CATTGGATTGCTGATTATCAGACTCTATTTACAAAACTTTGCAG TAAATGCCGACGGCTTCTGCTCATGGACAAGTCTTTGGCTTTGCTTCTACCCCCGGTTCACCGCCCCTACCACCAGATCTCAAGCATTGGTTCAGATCATCAGGAAGCCTATCACATTGGATGTTCTTCCTATGATGCCTGA
- the LOC119275780 gene encoding cyclic dof factor 2-like has product MSDQMDSGIKLFGRVIPLVPDAAPGPPEAEATAGSEHPPPPPPPASEAEPEADNNKEQHKETEDKGDSEMKVDAPEEKEDSAMKGDEPRERKDNEMEVDAPQAKENAETASSSTLDHKKDDQAQISNTEEKAASDPKEENEKKSNDESGQVKVLKKPDKIIPCPRCNSMDTKFCYYNNYNVNQPRHFCKNCQRYWTAGGSMRNVPVGAGRRKSKNSALHYRQLLMAPDCLLGSRVDISNTVNPEVLASLPSIPTQSASRSETVLKFGPEVPLCESMVSVLNIEEQNVTNAGSVPRDETREDNSCTSSTTSNNGLPANAVLPGQNGAPVYCNGVGPVPQYYLGAPFMYPWSMGWNNLPVMVPGGSMPESASPSESCSTSSAPWMNSPMMPGSRLPAPPFPYPLVPPALWGCLPNWPAAAWNTPWIGTNGCISPSGSSNSSCSGNGSPTLGKHSRDSNPQKDDKEEKSLWVPKTLRIDDPDEAAKSSIWATLGIKPGDPGAFKPFQFKGESKGQPADARPARALQANPAAFSRSQSFQESS; this is encoded by the exons ATGTCGGATCAGATGGATTCCGGCATAAAGCTCTTCGGGCGGGTGATCCCGTTGGTTCCTGACGCTGCGCCCGGGCCGCCGGAAGCGGAGGCGACGGCCGGCTCCGaacacccaccgccgccgccgccgccggcgtcggAGGCCGAGCCAGAGGCTGATAATAATAAG GAACAACACAAAGAAACGGAAGACAAAGGTGATAGCGAAATGAAGGTGGATGCGCCAGAAGAGAAAGAAGATAGTGCAATGAAGGGTGATGAACCAAGAGAGAGAAAAGACAACGAAATGGAGGTTGATGCACCACAAGCCAAAGAAAATGCAGAAACAGCCAGTTCGTCTACCTTGGACCATAAGAAAGATGACCAGGCCCAGATAAGCAATACTGAAGAGAAAGCAGCGTCAGACCCTAAGGAGGAGAATGAGAAGAAATCAAATGACGAATCAGGCCAGGTTAAGGTGCTCAAGAAGCCAGATAAGATTATACCTTGCCCTCGGTGCAACAGCATGGATACAAAGTTCTGTTATTACAACAACTACAATGTTAATCAGCCTAGGCACTTCTGTAAGAATTGCCAAAGGTATTGGACTGCAGGGGGGAGTATGAGGAACGTACCTGTTGGTGCTGGGAGGCGCAAAAGCAAGAATTCAGCGCTGCACTACCGTCAGTTGTTGATGGCCCCTGATTGTCTACTGGGGTCTAGAGTAGACATCTCTAACACAGTGAACCCAGAAGTCCTTGCATCTCTACCTTCCATCCCGACACAATCAGCCAGTAGAAGTGAAACAGTTCTCAAGTTTGGGCCTGAGGTGCCACTTTGTGAATCGATGGTATCGGTGCTGAACATTGAAGAGCAGAATGTGACCAATGCTGGATCCGTACCAAGAGATGAGACCAGGGAAGATAACTCGTGCACATCGTCTACCACATCAAACAATGGATTACCTGCAAACGCAGTCCTGCCTGGTCAGAACGGAGCACCTGTTTACTGTAATGGGGTTGGTCCGGTGCCTCAGTATTACCTTGGAGCTCCTTTCATGTACCCATGGAGCATGGGGTGGAATAACCTTCCTGTAATGGTGCCGGGTGGAAGTATGCCCGAGTCTGCTTCTCCATCAGAAAGCTGCAGCACTAGTTCGGCGCCATGGATGAACTCTCCCATGATGCCAGGCTCAAGGCTTCCTGCACCCCCGTTTCCATATCCTCTTGTTCCGCCTGCCCTCTGGGGTTGCTTACCAAACTGGCCAGCCGCGGCATGGAACACACCATGGatcgggaccaatgggtgcatatCTCCGTCTGGGTCAAGCAACAGCAGCTGTTCAGGCAATGGGTCTCCTACTCTGGGGAAGCATTCTAGGGACTCCAATCCACAGAAAGATGACAAGGAGGAGAAATCACTGTGGGTTCCCAAGACACTCCGCATCGATGATCCCGACGAGGCAGCAAAGAGTTCCATATGGGCAACTCTTGGCATCAAACCTGGAGACCCTGGCGCCTTCAAGCCTTTTCAGTTCAAGGGTGAGAGCAAGGGCCAGCCAGCAGATGCACGCCCTGCCCGTGCTTTACAGGCGAACCCCGCAGCGTTTTCTCGGTCGCAGTCATTCCAGGAGAGCTCTTAA